The Rhodococcus rhodochrous DNA window TACGTGCTCGCCGGGCAACCGTGGATCGATCCGCGCATCACCGCGCACGTGCACGCCCTCGCCGATCCGGCCACGGGCCTCGCGCGCGAGGTGATCCCGTCCGGACTGCCCTGGCAGGAGCCCGACATCGACTGGGAGTCGTCGGGCCGCGTGGATCTGAACTCCGAGATCGACGTGACCGGACGCAACACCGAGCACCGGTCCGATCTCGGGAGCGCCTTCGGTGACTGGGAGACCGTCCGCGAGCAGGTGCTCGAGCTGGGCGCCTCCGCACCGGTGCGGCTCGACAGCGACGTGCTCTCGGCGCTGCGCTCCGCGGAACGGGATCCGGGCGGTTGCACCGAAGCGGAGTACATCGCCCTCGCCAACGCCGACGGCGCCGGTCTCGAAGCGCTCGTGGCGCTCGCCGACCAGCTGCGCCGCGACACCGTCGGCGACGACGTCACCTACGTCGTCAACCGGAACATCAACTTCACCAACATCTGCTACACCGGCTGCCGGTTCTGCGCCTTCGCGCAGCGCAAGGGCGACGCCGACGCGTTCACCCTGTCGGCGAGCGAGGTCGCCGACCGCGCCTGGGAGGCGCACGTCGCCGGCGCCACCGAGGTGTGCATGCAGGGCGGCATCGACCCGGAACTGCCGGTGACCGGCTACGCCGATCTCGTCCGCGCCGTCAAGGCACGGGTGCCGTCGATGCACGTCCACGCCTTCTCGCCGATGGAGATCGTCAACGGTGTCGCGCGCAGTGGCACGTCGATCCGGGACTGGCTCACCGAACTGCGTAAGGCCGGGCTCGACACCATCCCGGGCACCGCCGCGGAGATCCTCGACGACGAGGTGCGGTGGGTGCTCACCAAGGGCAAGCTCCCGACCGCCGAGTGGATCGAGGTGGTGACCACCGCGCACGAGGTGGGCCTGCGCTCGAGCTCGACGATGATGTACGGGCACGTCGACCAGCCGCACCACTGGGTCGGCCACCTCGAGGTGATCCGTGGAATCCAGGACCGCACAGGCGGATTCACCGAGTTCGTGCTGCTGCCCTTCGTGCACCAGTCGTCGCCGTTGTATCTGGCCGGCGCGTCGCGTCCCGGCCCGACCATGCGCGACAACCGTGCCGCGCACGCCCTCGCGCGGGTCATGCTGCACGGCCGGATCGACAACATCCAGACCAGCTGGGTCAAGCTGGGCGTCGCCGGAACACAGGCCATGCTCGAGGGTGGGGCGAACGATCTCGGCGGCACGCTCATGGAGGAGACGATCTCGCGCATGGCGGGCTCGCAGCACGGCTCGGAGAAGACCGTCGCCGAACTGGTCGCGATCGCCGAGGGCATCGGGCGGCCGGCGCGCCGGCGGACCACCGCGTACACGCCGATCGAGCTTCCGGTCACCTCGGGCTGAGCCGCCACGGCGGCCGGCACTCCGAAGTAGGTAACCCTTACTCCCGAGGCCTACGGTGGGTCGGGGGATACTGGAGGACCGTGGGCGCCGAGGGTGCCCGCTCGGGCGAGACCGCGCAGGTCGGCGGGCTTACAGAGAGGCAGGGAGAACAGCAGTGACGTACACGATTGCGGAACCGTGCGTGGACGTGTTGGACAAGGCATGCATCGAGGAGTGCCCCGTCGACTGCATCTACGAGGGCGGTCGCATGCTGTACATCCACCCCGACGAGTGCGTCGACTGCGGTGCGTGCGAGCCCGTGTGCCCCGTCGAAGCGATCTTCTACGAGGACGACGTCCCGGACGAGTGGTCCGAGTACGTCAAGGCCAACGTCGACTTCTTCAACGATCTCGGCTCGCCCGGTGGCGCCGCGAAGCTCGGCAAGGTCGACTACGACCCGCCGTTCGTCAAGAACCTCCCTCCCATGGGCGAAGAGTGACGAACGGACCGGTGGAACTTTCGTGAGCACGCGTATCCGCCGTTCGGTGGCGAAGGGCCTGCCGGACTTCCCCTGGGACTCCCTGACCGACGCGAAGGCGAAGGCAGCGGCGCATCCCGACGGCATCGTCAACCTGTCGGTGGGCACACCGGTCGACCCGGTCGCCCCCGTGATCCGGGAGGCGCTCGTCTCCGTCGCGGAGGAGCCGGGTTATCCGACCACCCACGGCACCGCCGCACTTCGGCGGGCGGCCGTGGGTGCGCTCGAACGTCGCTACGGCATCACCGGTCTCGACGACTCGGCGATCCTGCCGGCGATCGGCACCAAGGAGATGATCGCCTGGCTGCCGTCGCTGCTCGGCCTCGGTGCCGACGATCTCGTCGTGATCCCCGAACTGGCGTACCCGACCTACGAGGTGGGCGGCCTGCTCGCCGGTGCCCGCATCATCCGCGCCGACGGGCTGACCCGCCTCGGCCCCGAGGTCGCGTCGCTGGTCTTCGTGAACTCGCCGTCGAACCCCACCGGCAAGGTGCTCGGACCCGACCACCTGCGCAAGGTCGTCGACTGGGCGCGCAGCCGCAACGCGATCGTCGTCTCCGACGAGTGCTATCTCGGGCTCACCTGGGAGGGTGAGGCCCTGTCGATCCTGCACCCGAGCGTGTGCGGGGGCGACCACACCAACCTCCTCGCGGTGCACTCGCTGTCGAAGACTTCGAATCTCGCGAGCTACCGGGCCGGTTTCGTCACCGGCGACGCCGACCTCGTCGCCGACCTGCTCGAGGTCCGCAAGCACTCCGGCATGATGCTGCCGCTGCCGATCCAGGCCGCGATGACCGCGGCACTGAACGACGACGAGCACGAGAACGCCCAGCGCGAGAAGTATCGCAAGCGTCGCGAGGTGCTCCTCGAGGCCGTGCGCGGCGCCGGCTTCACCGTCGACCATTCGGAGGCGGGCCTGTACCTGTGGGCGACGCGCGGTGAGGAATGCCGCGCGACCGTCGACTGGTTCGCCGAACGCGGCATCCTCATCGCGCCCGGTGAGTTCTACGGTCCCGGTGGTGTCCTGCACGTCCGGATCGCGCTCACCGCAACCGACGACGCCATCGACGCCGCCGCTGCCCGACTGCGTGGATAGAGCGCAGCCTCCGGCTCCGCTGGGCGGATAGTCGCAGCCACTGATGTGACAGCGTCGACGCACCGCCCGGCGAGCGGCTCGCCGGTAGATTGGCCCCGTGAGTTCGTCCGGTGAGGATCCGCTGCTGTGGGTGCTCTACGTCGCCGTGGTGGCCATCGCTGCGGTGAGCGCGTCGCGCTCCCACTCGGGAAGCTCCGCGCACGCGACGACGCGATCGTTCTGGTGGCCCCCACCCGTCGCGGCGACGATCCTGTGGTCGGTGGTCGCGGTGGCCTCACTCGCGCGGCTCGTCTTCCCCGGACTGCTCGACGTCTTCCGGCGGCAGCCGGTCCGCACCCGTGACCGGGGGGAGTGGTGGCGGGTCCTCACCGCCGGTCTGATCGAGGACGGCGGCGTGCTCCTCACCGTCGTGAACCTGCTGTTGCTCGCGGTGGTCGCCGTCGCGATCGTGCGGGTGTGGGGGTGGTACCGCGCACTCGGGTTGTTCCTGGTCGGCCAGGTGCTGTGGGGGTTGTTCACCACCTTCGTCTTTCCGTCCGACGGCGCGGGAACGACCGGCGCGACGCTCGCCTCGGCCGCGACCCTCGCGGGACTGTGGCCGGTCGTCGGAGCGACCCGCTCGCTGCTCGTCGCCTCCGCGGCGACCTTCCTTCTCGGTGTGGTCCTCGTGATCGCGGGCGACGCGCACGGCGTGGCCGTCCTCATCGGAATGCTGCTGGGCGCGGTCCTGGCCACTGTGCTTCCCCCGGCACATCTCGCGCGGACATCGATGTCCGCGGCGCGCGGCGACATCCACACCTGACCGCCACACCCGACCGCCTCCGCGAGGCTGCGGGAGCGATATGGAATCGTGGCTGCTGTGTCTGCACTGCTTCGTTCGCTGAACCCGCTGGCCGTCGCGCGCGGCGACGATCTCCCGGACGCCGTTCGTATCGACGGCCACACCTTCTCCCGCAGCGATCTGCTCGGCGCGGCCACCGCGGTCGCGGCGCGGGTGGCACGCGCCGATCGGGTGGCCGTGCTCGCCACTCCGAGCGCGACCACCGTCGTCGCCGTGACCGGTGCCCTGCTCGCCGGGACGACCGTGGTGCCGGTGCCGCCGGATTCGGGGCCCGCCGAACTCGCCCACATCCTGACGGATTCGGGTGCGCAGGCCTGGCTCGGTCCGGCGCCGGAGGTGCAGCATCCCGACGTTCCACAGCTGCCGAGCCTGCCGGTCCGCCTGCACGCCCGCGACTGGCACCACCTGCCCGAGCCGAACCCCGCGCGAATCGCGTTCGTGCTCTACACCTCCGGTACCACCGGCGCTCCGAAGGGTGTGCTGCTGAGCCGCCGGGCGATCGCCGCGGGCATCGACGCGCTCGCCGAGGCGTGGGCCTGGACCGAGCGCGACACGCTCGTCCACGGACTGCCGCTGTTCCACGTGCACGGACTCGTGCTCGGTGTGGTCGGGGCCCTGCGTGTGGGCAGCCGGCTGATCCACACGGGCAAGCCCACCCCGCAGGCCTACGCCGAAGCGCAGGGATCCCTCTACTTCGGGGTGCCGACGGTGTGGACACGCGTCGTCGAGGACGAGGACTCCGCCCGCGCGCTCAGCGGCGCGCGACTGCTCGTCTCGGGCAGCGCGCCGCTGCCGGTGCCGGTCTTCGAACGACTGCGTGAGCTCACGGGGCTGGTTCCGATCGAGCGCTACGGCAT harbors:
- a CDS encoding bifunctional FO biosynthesis protein CofGH; translation: MTDSADDTPQSAMLPTPTVRPGAAHRSAATPSGMRRALRRARDGVALNVDEAAVLLQARGADLEDLCASAARVRDAGLLAEGRPGTVTYSRKVFVPITRLCRDRCHYCTFVTVPGKLRAEGHGMYLEPDEILEIARQGAELGCKEALFTLGDRPEDRWPEAKQWLDERGYDSTLDYVRAMAIRVLEETGLLPHLNPGVMSWAEISRLKPVAPSMGMMLETTSERLFTEKGQCHYGSPDKDPAVRLRVLTDAGRLAVPFTTGILVGIGEDFTERAESIHAIRKSHKAFGHIQEVIVQNFRAKDDTAMREHDDADLDEFLAAIAVARLVLGPGMRIQAPPNLVSLDECRALLGAGVDDWGGVSPLTPDHVNPERPWPNLDTLARLSSEAGFELTERIAAQPKYVLAGQPWIDPRITAHVHALADPATGLAREVIPSGLPWQEPDIDWESSGRVDLNSEIDVTGRNTEHRSDLGSAFGDWETVREQVLELGASAPVRLDSDVLSALRSAERDPGGCTEAEYIALANADGAGLEALVALADQLRRDTVGDDVTYVVNRNINFTNICYTGCRFCAFAQRKGDADAFTLSASEVADRAWEAHVAGATEVCMQGGIDPELPVTGYADLVRAVKARVPSMHVHAFSPMEIVNGVARSGTSIRDWLTELRKAGLDTIPGTAAEILDDEVRWVLTKGKLPTAEWIEVVTTAHEVGLRSSSTMMYGHVDQPHHWVGHLEVIRGIQDRTGGFTEFVLLPFVHQSSPLYLAGASRPGPTMRDNRAAHALARVMLHGRIDNIQTSWVKLGVAGTQAMLEGGANDLGGTLMEETISRMAGSQHGSEKTVAELVAIAEGIGRPARRRTTAYTPIELPVTSG
- the fdxA gene encoding ferredoxin, which gives rise to MTYTIAEPCVDVLDKACIEECPVDCIYEGGRMLYIHPDECVDCGACEPVCPVEAIFYEDDVPDEWSEYVKANVDFFNDLGSPGGAAKLGKVDYDPPFVKNLPPMGEE
- the dapC gene encoding succinyldiaminopimelate transaminase, with product MSTRIRRSVAKGLPDFPWDSLTDAKAKAAAHPDGIVNLSVGTPVDPVAPVIREALVSVAEEPGYPTTHGTAALRRAAVGALERRYGITGLDDSAILPAIGTKEMIAWLPSLLGLGADDLVVIPELAYPTYEVGGLLAGARIIRADGLTRLGPEVASLVFVNSPSNPTGKVLGPDHLRKVVDWARSRNAIVVSDECYLGLTWEGEALSILHPSVCGGDHTNLLAVHSLSKTSNLASYRAGFVTGDADLVADLLEVRKHSGMMLPLPIQAAMTAALNDDEHENAQREKYRKRREVLLEAVRGAGFTVDHSEAGLYLWATRGEECRATVDWFAERGILIAPGEFYGPGGVLHVRIALTATDDAIDAAAARLRG
- a CDS encoding rhomboid family intramembrane serine protease gives rise to the protein MSSSGEDPLLWVLYVAVVAIAAVSASRSHSGSSAHATTRSFWWPPPVAATILWSVVAVASLARLVFPGLLDVFRRQPVRTRDRGEWWRVLTAGLIEDGGVLLTVVNLLLLAVVAVAIVRVWGWYRALGLFLVGQVLWGLFTTFVFPSDGAGTTGATLASAATLAGLWPVVGATRSLLVASAATFLLGVVLVIAGDAHGVAVLIGMLLGAVLATVLPPAHLARTSMSAARGDIHT
- a CDS encoding acyl-CoA synthetase, with the translated sequence MSALLRSLNPLAVARGDDLPDAVRIDGHTFSRSDLLGAATAVAARVARADRVAVLATPSATTVVAVTGALLAGTTVVPVPPDSGPAELAHILTDSGAQAWLGPAPEVQHPDVPQLPSLPVRLHARDWHHLPEPNPARIAFVLYTSGTTGAPKGVLLSRRAIAAGIDALAEAWAWTERDTLVHGLPLFHVHGLVLGVVGALRVGSRLIHTGKPTPQAYAEAQGSLYFGVPTVWTRVVEDEDSARALSGARLLVSGSAPLPVPVFERLRELTGLVPIERYGMSETMLTLSTRVDGERRPGWVGTPVAGVETRLRDEQGRDVPHDGESIGVLQVRGPMLFDGYLNRPEATAAAWTEDGWFVTGDVAAVDEGGFHRIVGRESTDLIKTGGFRVGAGEIETVLLGHPAVREVAVVGLPDDDLGQRIVAFVVPAADGSEVDESELIDLVAQQLSVHKRPREVRVVSDLPRNAMGKVQKKKLG